One stretch of Brevibacillus laterosporus DNA includes these proteins:
- a CDS encoding SDR family oxidoreductase — MHYNSVNPKIDFANSPFFVNNQITAWQRGIIPRRAGVSSFGMGGTNAHVILEEAPKAVNYPENRDWKLLMLSAKTETALKKAAENLQSYLNAKPDVNLSDVAYTLQVGRKTFPYRKVIVANHAQEAAVLLGLPDMDKVMTKQVAKRNRSVTFMFSGQGSQYINMGLRLYQKEELFRTIVDTCSELLRPIIGYDIREIIYPSEHKMEWASEMLTQTEVTQVVLFTVEYALAQTLMKWGIQPQAMIGHSIGEYVAACIAGVFSLEDALKLVTMRGKLMQSMPTGAMLSVRLTESALLPLIPADVSLAAVNSSALCVVSGSHEAIETCKALLIEKGVEHSQLHTSHAFHSAMMEGILTEFESVVRTIELREPKIPYLSNVTGTWISIEDATDPMYWVKHLRGTVKFATGVKELLDNEQAMFIEVGPGRVLSMFVHRHADKKPNHFVTNLLPHPQEQIAEDLLFYRKIAQLWLEGVQIDWRAFYENEQRRRIPLPAYPFERKRFWTWTEATPTSSKAHNLLQENVIGKKTNIADWFYVPSWERVNLPEVEENRLALESVLIFADETSISQCLLEKLQQTNSNIVVVRTDTMYCKLNDRSFAIHPCEASHYDEMLREMKETGFTPTKVLHLWSLSEGEYHGLDWKRVELTLDVGFYSLVSFAQALGRHMITDPLDILVVTNNTQEVTGEEELQPEKATVLGFVKIAPLEYSNLQCRNIDILCTSEPRKQEKVVQQLLEELEIVSEDKVVAYRNNYRWVQIMKKSYRESLMTTPRLKRYGVYLITGGMGGMGFAIAKDFAKTYQAKLILIGRSEFPTREKWNNWLNSHAEDNTVSQKIREILLLESYGAEVFIARADVSNQLQMAEVIHCAIERFGGINGVVHAAGIADYAGLIQNRTRETVETILAPKIQGTLTLDYLLSEQKLDFFILCSSIGNVSYHRKIGQVAYNVANEFLDAYAFYKTARDGVYTVAINWPDWQEVGMSIESAKYWAKALNSNVEAILQDGLSPSEGVEVLKRALHNSSPQVVVSSEDLIKKLAEGSAHFQAVLEKGQFSREISQRPELSTHYVAPKSEIEGKLANIWQKMFGIEQVGIHDNFFDLGASSLDLIQVNRRVKELLNLDISVVTMYEYPTIASLAAYLSQEMSADKQVTREQIKSDELNKSKQLMKSTILKMGRSTK; from the coding sequence TTGCACTACAACTCAGTGAATCCAAAAATCGATTTTGCAAACAGTCCATTTTTTGTAAATAATCAGATCACCGCATGGCAACGAGGAATAATCCCACGTCGCGCAGGTGTCAGCTCATTTGGCATGGGTGGTACCAATGCCCATGTGATTCTAGAAGAAGCACCAAAAGCCGTCAATTACCCTGAGAATCGTGATTGGAAGCTACTAATGCTTTCAGCTAAAACCGAAACTGCCTTGAAAAAGGCGGCAGAAAATTTACAGAGCTATCTAAATGCCAAGCCTGACGTAAACCTTTCAGATGTTGCCTATACATTACAGGTTGGACGCAAAACCTTTCCATATCGAAAAGTGATTGTGGCAAATCATGCCCAAGAGGCGGCTGTGTTGCTTGGTCTCCCAGATATGGATAAGGTGATGACCAAACAAGTTGCCAAGCGTAATCGTTCTGTTACGTTTATGTTTTCTGGACAGGGTTCACAGTACATCAATATGGGGCTCAGGTTGTATCAAAAAGAAGAATTATTCCGTACTATCGTGGATACCTGCTCTGAATTACTCAGACCTATAATTGGCTACGATATACGGGAAATCATCTATCCGTCTGAACACAAAATGGAATGGGCGTCTGAAATGTTGACGCAGACGGAAGTGACACAGGTTGTTCTCTTTACGGTGGAATATGCTTTGGCGCAAACATTAATGAAATGGGGTATACAGCCACAGGCAATGATCGGTCACAGCATCGGTGAATACGTTGCAGCTTGCATAGCAGGTGTGTTCTCACTAGAAGATGCGCTAAAACTGGTGACGATGCGAGGCAAACTCATGCAGTCAATGCCAACAGGGGCGATGCTCAGTGTACGACTCACCGAATCAGCTCTTCTTCCGCTTATTCCTGCGGATGTGTCACTAGCCGCAGTAAATAGCTCAGCCTTATGTGTCGTTTCAGGAAGTCATGAAGCGATTGAGACATGCAAAGCATTGTTAATAGAAAAAGGAGTAGAGCACAGTCAGTTGCATACTTCTCATGCTTTCCATTCAGCGATGATGGAGGGAATATTGACTGAGTTTGAATCGGTGGTTCGCACGATTGAACTTCGTGAGCCGAAGATTCCCTATCTCTCTAATGTGACAGGTACTTGGATTTCTATAGAGGATGCGACTGACCCCATGTATTGGGTGAAGCATTTGCGAGGAACGGTTAAGTTTGCTACAGGTGTCAAGGAACTGTTGGACAACGAGCAAGCCATGTTTATTGAGGTAGGGCCAGGGCGCGTACTCAGCATGTTTGTTCATCGACACGCCGACAAAAAACCGAACCACTTTGTCACCAACTTGCTACCTCATCCACAGGAACAAATTGCTGAAGATTTGCTTTTTTATAGAAAAATAGCTCAGTTATGGCTGGAAGGTGTACAGATAGATTGGCGTGCATTCTATGAAAATGAACAGCGGAGAAGAATTCCGCTTCCTGCTTATCCGTTTGAACGGAAACGCTTTTGGACGTGGACGGAAGCTACTCCTACCTCCAGTAAAGCTCATAATCTTTTGCAAGAAAACGTGATTGGCAAAAAAACGAATATAGCAGATTGGTTTTATGTACCCTCATGGGAACGAGTCAATTTGCCTGAAGTTGAAGAAAATCGTCTCGCTTTGGAATCCGTGCTAATTTTTGCAGACGAAACTTCGATAAGCCAGTGTTTGCTAGAAAAACTCCAGCAGACAAACTCAAATATTGTCGTTGTTCGTACAGATACTATGTATTGCAAATTAAACGATCGCAGTTTTGCAATCCATCCGTGTGAAGCAAGCCACTATGACGAGATGCTCCGTGAGATGAAAGAAACGGGATTTACACCAACCAAGGTGTTGCACCTGTGGAGTTTGAGCGAGGGAGAGTATCATGGGCTTGATTGGAAACGAGTAGAGCTAACGCTCGATGTCGGATTTTACAGTCTCGTTTCTTTTGCACAGGCTCTCGGTAGACATATGATTACCGATCCGCTTGATATTCTTGTCGTGACCAATAACACACAAGAGGTAACAGGGGAGGAAGAGCTACAGCCTGAAAAAGCGACGGTGCTTGGATTTGTTAAAATTGCACCTTTAGAATACTCCAATCTCCAATGCCGCAATATTGATATTCTATGTACCTCAGAGCCTCGTAAGCAGGAAAAAGTGGTTCAACAACTATTAGAGGAGCTGGAGATTGTATCAGAGGATAAAGTCGTCGCCTATCGCAACAATTATCGATGGGTACAGATTATGAAAAAATCATACAGGGAATCTCTCATGACGACCCCGCGACTCAAACGGTATGGAGTTTACCTGATAACGGGTGGCATGGGCGGTATGGGCTTTGCCATCGCTAAAGACTTTGCCAAGACCTATCAAGCCAAGCTGATTCTGATTGGCCGTTCGGAATTTCCGACACGTGAAAAATGGAATAATTGGCTAAACAGCCATGCAGAAGATAACACAGTCAGCCAAAAAATCAGAGAGATTCTCCTATTGGAAAGCTATGGAGCAGAAGTTTTCATTGCCAGAGCGGATGTATCGAATCAACTGCAAATGGCTGAGGTCATCCATTGTGCGATTGAGCGTTTCGGTGGAATCAACGGTGTGGTTCACGCTGCTGGAATTGCCGACTATGCAGGATTAATTCAAAATCGGACGCGTGAAACGGTCGAGACAATTCTCGCACCGAAGATACAAGGAACGCTTACCCTTGATTATCTGTTGAGTGAACAAAAGCTGGATTTTTTCATCCTCTGCTCCTCCATAGGTAACGTTTCCTATCATCGCAAGATCGGACAAGTCGCCTATAACGTAGCGAATGAATTCCTTGACGCCTATGCCTTCTATAAAACGGCACGCGACGGCGTTTACACCGTGGCAATTAACTGGCCTGATTGGCAAGAGGTGGGAATGTCTATTGAGTCGGCAAAATATTGGGCGAAAGCTCTCAACAGTAATGTGGAGGCCATACTCCAAGACGGATTGAGTCCATCTGAGGGAGTGGAAGTTCTCAAACGTGCTTTGCACAATTCTTCTCCACAGGTGGTGGTCTCGTCGGAAGACTTGATTAAGAAGCTTGCTGAAGGCTCTGCACATTTCCAAGCCGTATTGGAAAAAGGACAGTTTTCACGTGAAATAAGTCAGCGTCCAGAACTCTCCACCCACTACGTCGCCCCGAAGAGTGAAATTGAAGGAAAGCTTGCGAATATTTGGCAAAAGATGTTCGGCATTGAGCAAGTCGGTATACATGATAACTTCTTTGATTTAGGAGCAAGCTCGCTCGACTTGATACAGGTTAATAGAAGGGTAAAAGAATTGCTCAACCTTGATATATCGGTTGTGACGATGTATGAATACCCGACGATTGCATCACTTGCCGCTTATTTAAGTCAGGAAATGTCGGCGGATAAACAGGTAACGCGGGAGCAAATAAAATCGGATGAGTTGAACAAATCTAAACAACTCATGAAGAGCACAATATTAAAAATGGGGCGGTCCACAAAATGA